The Spirochaetota bacterium DNA window GAATTTGATAATGAATTTATTGATTATATCCTTAAACACAGAATACTGGCAATAGATATGGAGATAGCCACATTATTTGCTGTTGCGTATGCAATGAATGTCCCTATTGGTGCAATTATGCTTATTTCAGATTTACCATTGAAAAAAGGTGGTATAAAAAGCAAGGAAAGCGCAAGCCTTGTGTTCAATGCTTTTACACAAAAACATCTTCAACTTGGTATCAAGGTGATAGAGAATATACAGCAAAAAAGCGGCGAAGGACTTACTAGATTGCGAAGTGAATGGTAGAATAAATTTTTCTTGCTATTTTCCCATCCATAATGTATGAATTTAACTATGAAGGCAAGAGGTAATGTAATCTTCATTATAATTATAATTCTTATTGCAAGTTGTGCATCACAAAGAATACAGACGACTACATCCCCCGAAGATGCTGCAGTAGTGTTGGCAGCTCAGATAAAACCTGTATTACAGAAATTGTCTGAAATAAAATCAATCAATGTTGCAATTGTTCCCTTCAGTGGTCCTAAAGGGATACCAACTAATTTTGGAAAAAAAATGGCTGCTTTACTACAAAAAAATCTTTTGTCTGATAAATGGATGATCATTGAACGGGAACAGTTAGAGAAAATTATGATTGAACATAAATTGGTGATTGCAGGATTAGCTTCTGAGAAAGAATATGTAAAGGCCAGTACAATAGCAGGTGCTGATTTTGTTATTATGGGGAATACCTTTTATGGAAAAAAAGCTTTTATAAACGTTAAAGTAATAAATGTATCATCTTTGGCTGTAGAAGGTGTAGCACAGGTATACATAGCATTTCAAGAATGATGTAAATAATGTATTTTTTTATAACTAAAGAGAAAAGGGGGATATCAAAATGCCAGCAATGAAGGTTACGGCACAGGGCAAACCATTAACGTTAGAAGGTCATATGCCAGAGGTAGGCGATAAAGCGCTTGATTTTACAGTTCTTGATGTAAATTTTACAGCTGTTTCACTTTTAGATTTTAAAGATAAAATTGTTATTATCAGTGCTGTCCCTTCGTTAGATACTTCGGTATGTCAGCTTCAGACAACTAGATTCAATCAGGAAGCTTCTGTGCTGGATGCAGTGGTTTTGACAATAAGTATGGATTTGCCATTTGCTCAAAAGCGCTTCTGTGATTCATTCAATGTGAAAAATATAAAAACGTTATCTGATTTTAAGGATAAAAGTTTTAGTTTAAGTTATGGTGTTTACATAAGAGAATTGGGATTAATAGCACGCTCTGTATGGATCATTGATAAAGCTGGCACAATCTCTTACAGGCAAATTGTACCAGATATTACTCGCGAGCCGGATTATGATGATGTGATAAAAGCAGCTAAAGCAATTGGAGCATAGTATTTAAAAAAAAGGTTCCTTGACGGAACCCTTTCATATTACAGCTATGGAAGCAAAGTCATTATGAATTTTGCATTACGCTGGATCAATTCACTATCAATGTAATCATTGTGATATTTCATCTCAACGTACATTTGTGTTTGATTGCAATAGTATGGGCTTGCTGTATGGCCGCTGATACCTGTAGGAATTACAGTGAGTGATTCATTGAGATTATGCATGGGGTATATATGCCGCTGTGAAGCGCCGTCGGTTATTACAAATGGATTAGTAAGCTTATACGAATAGGGGCATACAGTATGGAAGCTGCCACCAACAGGGTATGGTCCTCTATTATATCTAAACATCCAGTCTAAAATCTTAACCTCTCCCAAAGGGTGTTTTAAAACCAATTTATGAGCGCTTCCCCATTTCCATTTTACAGGATTGTTGCCAAAGTCATTCTTACAAGATAATACTGCATCTTTCAGTGATCTGGCAACTATATCATTGAAAGATTCTTTAGGTGTTGTTGTTACATCATCGCACCAGATTGAACCATTGTTTATCCGTATGGTATCGATGAAAAGATTTACAAGAACTCTTTCCTTCATGAGTTCCTGGTAGAGTTCATCTCCCAATTCATCATGGAAGATATTGTATGCAAGCTTAATGTAAAATGTATCAAACAGTGTAGCAGCGATGCTATCAACACTGTAGCTGCAATCCCACTCTTTTATAATGGTGTAAATATTTTTCAGCTGGTCCATTAAGGAGCTATCGCCCTCAATAATTTGTAAGAGTAATGGCTTCCACGTTTTTGCTAATTCACTAACCTGATCAGTTTGGATTGTTTTAAAGTCATTAACTGATAATTTTTCTTTTTGTGTTAGAAGTGTGACTATACGGTTATACCGCCATGGCATTTCAAACCAATAGCTGATGTAGAAGGGATATTTTTCCATAACAGTTTTATTGTTGGCTGAGGCAACAAAGCCCTGTGAAGGATTAAACACATGAGGCTGTCTTTCAAATGGAACAATTCCTTTCCAATCATATTCGCTAGTCCAACCTGGATTTATCATCATAGGATTGCCTTTACGGATAGGGATGCCCGCTGCACAGTATAATCCTATATTGCCGTTAACATCTGCATACACAATATTTTGACTTACCGAGCGAAAATGACTTATAGCATTTGTAAAATCTTTCCAGTTTTTTGCACGGTTCAGCATGTACACTGTTAACAGTTCATTGCTTGGTTCATTGCCCATCCATCGCATTGAAATTACGTCATTCATTTTCTTAAAATCAGTAATCACTGGTCCGCGGTGAGTGAAAAGAATTTCTTTTGTTACAGATTGGCCCCCCTTTATTTTTATTTCTTCCTTAACTACAGTAAAGTTTTTCCATGTGCCATTAAACTGGTACTGCAGTTTATTAGCAGGATTCACTTTTTCCAGGTAGAAATCCATATCATCAACCATTACATTAGTCATACCCCAGGCAATATGCTCATTGTGCCCGCATACTATACTTGGCTCTCCGGGGATTGCAACCCCGGTAACATTGAGTTTGCCATCAACTAC harbors:
- a CDS encoding CsgG/HfaB family protein, which encodes MKARGNVIFIIIIILIASCASQRIQTTTSPEDAAVVLAAQIKPVLQKLSEIKSINVAIVPFSGPKGIPTNFGKKMAALLQKNLLSDKWMIIEREQLEKIMIEHKLVIAGLASEKEYVKASTIAGADFVIMGNTFYGKKAFINVKVINVSSLAVEGVAQVYIAFQE
- the tpx gene encoding thiol peroxidase; translated protein: MPAMKVTAQGKPLTLEGHMPEVGDKALDFTVLDVNFTAVSLLDFKDKIVIISAVPSLDTSVCQLQTTRFNQEASVLDAVVLTISMDLPFAQKRFCDSFNVKNIKTLSDFKDKSFSLSYGVYIRELGLIARSVWIIDKAGTISYRQIVPDITREPDYDDVIKAAKAIGA
- a CDS encoding penicillin acylase family protein yields the protein MNRGKKIIIGLIILIIALCLALVLYITNLAKSGLPQYSGQLQLKGLLQPVKVYRDEYGIPHIYAKNEKDLYLATGFIMAQDRMWQMDLLRRVTTGRLSEIFGDSMLETDVLMRALQITKKSKYVIAHTDPNVIAHLQAFADGVNQYIFHYNENLPLEFRILGYKPENWKVEDSVNLIGYMAWDLTMPWTTETILYKIWKKVDQVHAKALTPDVKYITDVIYQQYVRQEDLPELSDTILGATQKLIDIGAGIFFASNNWAVSGKKSVTGKPILANDMHLGLFIPGIWYQMHQVVDGKLNVTGVAIPGEPSIVCGHNEHIAWGMTNVMVDDMDFYLEKVNPANKLQYQFNGTWKNFTVVKEEIKIKGGQSVTKEILFTHRGPVITDFKKMNDVISMRWMGNEPSNELLTVYMLNRAKNWKDFTNAISHFRSVSQNIVYADVNGNIGLYCAAGIPIRKGNPMMINPGWTSEYDWKGIVPFERQPHVFNPSQGFVASANNKTVMEKYPFYISYWFEMPWRYNRIVTLLTQKEKLSVNDFKTIQTDQVSELAKTWKPLLLQIIEGDSSLMDQLKNIYTIIKEWDCSYSVDSIAATLFDTFYIKLAYNIFHDELGDELYQELMKERVLVNLFIDTIRINNGSIWCDDVTTTPKESFNDIVARSLKDAVLSCKNDFGNNPVKWKWGSAHKLVLKHPLGEVKILDWMFRYNRGPYPVGGSFHTVCPYSYKLTNPFVITDGASQRHIYPMHNLNESLTVIPTGISGHTASPYYCNQTQMYVEMKYHNDYIDSELIQRNAKFIMTLLP